Proteins encoded in a region of the Synechococcus sp. BIOS-U3-1 genome:
- a CDS encoding helix-turn-helix domain-containing protein translates to MTASTASTGTNAQKAGSGHSQQKINCPFQSASELKQLFKLIGKAFDVVQLSQGRLRGRFKAANLGSIVLLELQTNQHLLLNGERGSDCMSFCFEATGLAEDHRLFNIPIAPYSLNGFRQGQLESHFQLSANSTTYLALLSISRFNAFLSHCDSDDLVEKLETNNAMQIDPALHTKFRQKFQYFLEHQPLTSQQSRQTTNHLYSSFLSAISDQTKSKYLAYAPSARQKLVTEFVAWGFKNSDQDYNLDQISELLFASRRTLIQGTKESFGMGPMEMMKRVRLEKVNWILRTPEVRTAKQFKTISEIAQYYGFQSRGHFAKAYQQVFAESPSETWLKSANP, encoded by the coding sequence GTGACCGCAAGCACTGCTAGCACTGGAACTAACGCCCAGAAAGCTGGCAGCGGCCACTCTCAGCAGAAGATCAACTGTCCCTTTCAATCCGCAAGCGAGCTCAAGCAGCTGTTCAAGCTGATTGGCAAAGCTTTTGATGTGGTTCAACTCAGCCAGGGACGACTGCGCGGGCGATTCAAAGCCGCCAACCTCGGCAGCATTGTGCTCCTTGAACTGCAAACCAATCAGCATTTGCTGCTGAATGGAGAGAGGGGATCCGACTGCATGTCGTTTTGCTTTGAAGCCACAGGCCTTGCAGAAGATCATCGGCTGTTCAACATTCCAATCGCTCCCTATTCCCTGAATGGCTTTCGCCAAGGGCAACTCGAATCACATTTTCAACTCTCAGCCAACAGCACAACATATCTAGCCCTTTTGTCGATAAGTCGATTCAATGCATTCCTAAGCCATTGCGATTCAGACGATCTCGTTGAAAAGCTAGAAACGAACAACGCAATGCAGATTGACCCTGCACTGCATACAAAGTTCCGACAAAAATTTCAGTATTTTCTCGAACACCAGCCTCTCACATCCCAACAAAGTAGACAGACAACCAATCATCTTTACAGCTCTTTTTTGAGTGCAATTTCTGACCAAACAAAATCAAAATATTTAGCCTACGCGCCTTCAGCAAGGCAAAAACTAGTCACAGAGTTTGTAGCCTGGGGCTTCAAAAACTCAGACCAAGACTACAATCTCGACCAAATAAGTGAACTTCTCTTCGCGTCAAGGCGCACCTTAATCCAGGGGACGAAAGAATCATTTGGCATGGGGCCAATGGAAATGATGAAGCGTGTACGACTCGAGAAAGTGAATTGGATTCTACGTACGCCAGAGGTCAGGACAGCCAAACAATTTAAAACAATTTCTGAGATTGCTCAGTACTACGGCTTTCAAAGTCGTGGCCACTTCGCCAAAGCGTATCAGCAAGTTTTTGCCGAAAGCCCAAGTGAAACCTGGCTGAAATCAGCCAACCCGTAG